GATCAGCATGCCGCGGTGAATGTGTTCCTGAGCCTTGTACACACCGCCCGTCAAGCCACGAAAGTGGGGGACATCCGAAGTCGCCGGGCTAACCCGAAAGGGAGGCAGGCGCCGAAGATGGACTCCGCGATTGGGACTAAGTCGTAACAAGGTAGCCGTAGGGGAACCTGCGGCTGGATCACCTCCTTTCTAAGGATTTCAGCCACCTCGAGCTCTGCTCGGGGGACATGGAGCGGTTGACCGTCGCCCAAAGGGCTGTGAACCTCACGCTACCAAATTTTTTTTGCGCTTTTCTGGTGTTGTTTCCCTACGTTTCGTTGATCTCTCAAGACGCTCCCGGCACCGTGTAGAATCCGTGCACTGCCTTGACTCGCAACATCCTGATGCGGTTTCTTTCCAGACTGTTAGAGCAGGGGACTGAGCAACTTTGCCAAATGAATCGCGAGATTCCGCGCCCAATTAGGCGGCACTGACTCTCCCGGCGGGGATTGTGTCGATCTCTCGACATACCGTTTTTGCAGCTCACGAAGCTCCTCGACCGCTTGGGGTGTGTAAATGAGTAGGTTCACCTCGAAATTGAGGTGGAACGACCGGATATCGTAATTGGCCGATCCGAACAGGGCGACTTGGTTGTCGATGGTAAGCGTTTTTGCATGCAGAAGGCCGTCCGGAAAGAAATAGACTTGTACTCCATATTCGCGGAGCCGCCGCCAGTGAAATTCGCCCGCTGCATCGACGATGGGGTGATCCGATCGCCGGGGTAGTACGAGCTGCACGTTTACGCCCCGCAAAGCCGCCAGGCGGAGGGCGAGTGAAAGAGGTTCATCCGGTACAAAGTAGGGTGAAGTCAGAATGATTTCTCGCTCAGCGAGAAAGATCGCCTTCACGAGAAGGTCCTGAAAGCGTTCCGTGGGAAGGTCTGGACCGCTGGGAAGTATCTGCAGAATTGTGTTTCCTCCGCCGCTGATCGGTGGAAAAAAGCGGGGCTCGTCCAGCCACTCACCAGACTCGTAGAACCAGTCTTCCAGAAACAAAAGTTGCAGATGGTGGACAGCGGGGCCAACAATTCGCGCGGTCACATCGTACCATGGCCCTGCTTTTCGGTGGCCGTAGCGCGGTTCCACAATGTTTTGCGAGCCCACATACGCCACCCGCCCGTCCACGATGGCAATCTTCCGGTGGTTGCGAAGATCAATGCGAGAAAAGGGTATGCGATAGATCCGCACGGGAAGTGCTGCCCGCACATCGATGCCAACGCGTCGCATGGCAGGGGCCAGTGTTCGTAACATATGCCGGGAGCCCACCGCGTCCACCAGAACACGGCAGGCCACGCCACGCTGTCGTGCCCGGGTCAGCGCCTCCACCACGCGCCGGCCCACCACATCATCCCGAAAGATGTAGTAAAGGAGGTGGACGTGATCTGTCGCCGAATCGATCTCCGCGACCAGCCTGTCGATTGTCAGAAGTGAGTCGGAAAGGTACGAAATCTCGTGATCGGGGGTGGGAGGAAAACCCGTGAGCTGGGCGGCAAGATTGGCCAAAGATCGGAGCGGCCCGGGGAGTAACTCCTCCCCCCGCCGGCTGAGTCGCTGATGAAAAACAGCTT
This is a stretch of genomic DNA from Thermogutta terrifontis. It encodes these proteins:
- the cls gene encoding cardiolipin synthase; its protein translation is MDWGNWTTYWVLSEWAIRLVMLPVIVLRKERPSTCLAWLTLVFFAPWLGVILYLVLGETRLGRKRLRLRKSQWQSLESLNAPRVGSRLVGPENSSLLSVEPPDEDEDAQGEFAEAEDSQAVFHQRLSRRGEELLPGPLRSLANLAAQLTGFPPTPDHEISYLSDSLLTIDRLVAEIDSATDHVHLLYYIFRDDVVGRRVVEALTRARQRGVACRVLVDAVGSRHMLRTLAPAMRRVGIDVRAALPVRIYRIPFSRIDLRNHRKIAIVDGRVAYVGSQNIVEPRYGHRKAGPWYDVTARIVGPAVHHLQLLFLEDWFYESGEWLDEPRFFPPISGGGNTILQILPSGPDLPTERFQDLLVKAIFLAEREIILTSPYFVPDEPLSLALRLAALRGVNVQLVLPRRSDHPIVDAAGEFHWRRLREYGVQVYFFPDGLLHAKTLTIDNQVALFGSANYDIRSFHLNFEVNLLIYTPQAVEELRELQKRYVERSTQSPPGESVPPNWARNLAIHLAKLLSPLL